Proteins from a genomic interval of Dermacentor variabilis isolate Ectoservices chromosome 8, ASM5094787v1, whole genome shotgun sequence:
- the LOC142591585 gene encoding uncharacterized protein LOC142591585 produces MAGIKPPQPFDFHNAADWPSWIEEFEDYSFASGLSEKTEEIQIRTLLYTMGRKAREILRSSALKDEDLKTFKVLKAKFEAYFVHTKNTVYESARYNRRRQQPGETVDEFATDLHKLAERCDFDNMKDRLIRDRFVVGLLDEALSEELQMDPKLTLATALARARTSETIKQQQADLKQREGTSAETYVAAVKNKKTEQKREWNATLARRKKTASVKSCTYCAGSMHPRTSSPAKQQKCFYCQKLGHFEKACRIKKLPTITLLPNAKFERSK; encoded by the coding sequence ATGGCTGGGATAAAGCCTCCGCAGCCATTTGATTTCCACAACGCAGCAGACTGGCCCTCTTGGATTGAGGAATTCGAAGACTACAGCTTCGCATCCGGTCTCAGCGAGAAAACGGAAGAAATTCAAATAAGAACCCTTCTTTACACAATGGGCCGGAAGGCAAGAGAGATTCTTCGCTCGTCAGCGTTAAAAGACGAAGACCTGAAGACTTTCAAGGTCTTAAAGGCAAAGTTTGAAGCCTATTTCGTTCACACGAAGAACACAGTGTATGAGAGCGCCCGTTATAACAGACGTCGTCAACAGCCAGGGGAAACTGTAGACGAATTTGCAACCGACCTCCACAAGTTAGCAGAGCGATGCGACTTCGATAACATGAAGGACCGTTTAATAAGGGACCGCTTTGTAGTTGGCCTTCTAGACGAAGCGCTGTCGGAAGAGCTTCAAATGGACCCTAAGCTAACATTGGCCACCGCATTAGCAAGGGCCCGAACAAGCGAAACGataaagcagcagcaagcagactTGAAACAGCGGGAAGGTACGAGCGCCGAAACATATGTTGCAGCggtaaagaacaagaaaacagaACAGAAGAGAGAATGGAATGCTACACTTGCGCGTCGCAAGAAGACCGCTTCTGTAAAAAGCTGCACTTATTGCGCAGGTTCGATGCACCCGCGAACTAGTTCCCCAGCGAAGCAGCAAAAATGCTTTTACTGCCAGAAGCTAGGGCATTTCGAAAAGGCTTGTCGaattaaaaaattaccgacgattacgttacttcctaatgcgaaatttgagcgcagcaaataa